GTCACGCTGACAAACCCAGGCGCGGCCGCGGCCCGCGTCCACTACCTCAGCGGCATTGCCGGACCCTCGCCCGATCCGATCCACGTCGGGTTTGCCTCAACCGCGCGATTCCTGAGCGCGTTGCTTGCCGGCCGGGGTTACTTCGTCGAGGTGCCCCCGAGGGGAAAGGCGGCCTTCACCGCGTACACGCTTGCCCCGATGGCCCTCGTGTCAGGCATGATGCAGTTCCAGGTGACCGAAGGGGGTCCGGTGGACCTCACGGTTCATGTGCGGTTGCCCTGGCTCCTCGATCGGACCGTGACCACGGATCTCGGGACATGGGCATTCCCGCACCCTCGGGGCACATTCCCCGGTTCCGTAGTCGAAATCGTCCGGGAGCAACCTGCACACGAACCCGCGCACCTGGCCGACCTGGGCGTGATGTCGCACCTGGTGGACGTGCGGACCGGCGAGCCTCTGGTGGGCGACTACGGCGTCCTCTACCGCGTGCGCCTGCGATTGACCAATCCCACGGGTCGCGAGGTGGCCACCGCGCTCTTGGCCACGGCCGCCGGTGGCCTGGCCCGCGGCCTGTTCCTGGTAGATGGCACGCCCACGGATGTCGGCCTGATGCGTGCGGGCGAGCAACGCGCCGTCACGGTGTTCACGGTGGCGCCGGGCGGAACCAGGGACGTCGTACTTGTGACCATGCCGGTCGCGGGGTCGTTCTATCCGGTCCGGCTGGCGCTTGGGCCGCGATGATCACCGCCGGCTGCCAGCGGACGATTGCCCGCCCGGTCACGATCAGGGGGGCCGGCCTCCATAGCGGCGCGCCAGCGGTTGCGCGTCTGCTGCCGGCTCCTGCCGGCGCGGGCATCGCGTTCCTCCGGACCGACGTGGTCGGCGCAACGCCCATTCCAGCACGCCTCGAGGAGGTAGTGGCAACGGCGCGGAGCGTCGTGCTGGGCGGACCCGTGCGCGTGGCAACGGTTGAGCACCTCATGTCCTCGGCCGCGGGGTTGGGGGTGGACAACCTGCTGGTCGAGGTGGAAGGAGAGGAGTTGCCTTGTGGAGACGGCAGCGCGCTGATCTTCGTCGAGGCCCTGGGGGCAGCAGGGACCGTGGACCAGGACCGGCCGAGGGTGCCGATTGTGCTGAGCGAGCCGGTCTGGGCGGATGAGGCCGGCAGCATGATCGCGGCCCTGCCCGCCGAACGGTTCCAGATGACCTACGTGGTCACCGCCGGAGCGGCCTCGATGGCGCCGCAGATGGCCGAGTTCCGGGAGGACCTGGACGACTTCGCCGGCTCGATCGCGCCAGCACGTACCTGGGGCATGGTGACGGAGATCGAGGCCCTGCGGGCCCAAGGGATGGCGCGCGGGGTATCGCTGGAGACGGTCCTGGCCATAGGCCCGGACGGGTTTCTGAACGAGCCGCGGTTCCCCAACGAGATGGCGCGGCACAAGATCCTCGATGCGATCGGCGACCTGGCGCTGCTCGGCCGCCCGGTGCGCGCGCACTTCGTGGCGGTGCGTGCCGGGCACGGGCTGCACGTGGCCCTCGCCCGGGAGATCGAGCAGCGGTTCATCGGCCGCGGTGCCTGAGGAGGCCAGTATGTGGGACATTGAGAAGATACAGCGGGTGATGCCCCACCGGTATCCTTTCCTTCTGGTGGACCGCATCATCACCATTGAACCCGGGAAGAGCATCACCGGGATCAAGAACGTGACCATCAACGAGCCGTTCTTCGTCGGCCACATCCCAGGCCATCCTGTGATGCCCGGCGTGCTGGTGGTCGAGACGATGGCGCAGGTGGCCGCGTGCCTGGTGCTGGACGACCCACGGCTGCGCGGGCGCATTGCCTACTTCGGGGCGATAGACGGCGTCCGGTTCCGCCGGCGCGTCGTGCCCGGTGACCAGATGGTCGTCCGGGTGGACCTCCTCACGCAACGGGGCAGGTTTCTCAAAGTCCGGGCCGAGGCACGCGTGGACGGCGATCTCGTCGCGGAAGGGACGCTGACGTTCTTCTTCTCGGTCGGGGCCGAGGCAGCGGGACAGACAGGGCCGCGGGTGGACGACGATGCGCGATCCTAGCGCCGGTTCCGCAGGTGTCGTCGTGCATACGACCGCGATCGTGCATCCTACCGCCCACCTGGAAGAGGGCGTTGAGATCGGTGCCTACGCCGTGGTCGGAGCCGATACCGTCATCAGGGCAGGGACCGTGATAGGCCCGCACTGCGTGATTCACGACAACGTGGAGCTGGGCCGGGACAACGTGCTCGCCGCCCACGTGGTAGCCGGCAGCAGGCCACAGGACAGGACCTACCGCGGGGAGCCGACCCGCGTCATCATCGGCGACGAGAACAGACTCAGCGAGTTCTGCAGCATCGAACGCGCCACCGGCGAGGGAAACGAGACGCGCATCGGGGACAGGAACTTCATCATGTCCTCGGTGCGGGTGAGCCACAACTGCGTCGTGGGCAGCGACACCACGATCGTCAGCGGCACGCAGCTGGGCGGATGGGTCCACGTCGGGGACCAGGCTTATCTGGGCGGCCTCTCAGGCGTGCACCAGTTCGTGCGCATCGGCCGGCTGGTGATGCTGGCCGGGCTTTCAGGAGCCCGCCAGGACGTGCCGCCGTTCGTGATGGCCGCCGGGCTCATGGCCCGGGCCGTGGGCCTGAATCGGGTCGGTCTGCAGCGCCAGGGCGTGCCCCCGGCCGACCGGCTCGTGCTGCAGCGCGTGTTCCGGCAGTTCTTCAGGGAGCGGCGCACCATGGAAGAGGCGCTGCGGGCAATCGAGGCCGAAGCGGCCAACACCCCTGTGGCGCAGGAGTTCCTTGCCTTCATCCGGTCGGCCAGAGAGCGTACCCGAGGGATAGTGCGATGGCAACCCAGAGCGGAATCGTAGGCCTGCTGGCAGGGACGGGGTCCTTCCCCGAGGTCATCGCCAGGGCCATCAAGTCCCGCGGGCTGTCCCTGGTGTGCGTGCAGGTCGCCGGCGAAACGGCGGCCCTGCCGGATCTGGCCGATCACTACCAGCGCTGCTCACCCGGCGCGCTGCAGGAAGTGCTCGAGACGCTCCGGGCCCACCGCGTACGCGAAGTGCTGGTCGCCGGCCGCTTCGGCCGGGAGGAGCTGCTGGTCCGCGGCGACGCCATGATGGAGCGCGTGATGGCGAGCGCCAGCGACCGCCGTGATGTTCCGCTCTTCCGGCATCTGGCCGCGCTGCTGGCAGGACAGGGTATCGAGCTGCTCGACCAGACGCTGTTCGTGGGTGATCTGCTGGCCCCCTCGGGCGTGTTGACTGCGCGCGCGCCCACGCCCGAAGAAGAGGAGGACCTGCGATTTGGGCGGTCGGTGGCCAGGCGCATCGCGGACCTGGATGTCGGACAGACGGTGGTCGTGCGCCGCGGGGTCATCCTGGCCGTGGAGGCCGCGGAGGGCACCGATCTCACGATCCGGCGCGCCGGCGCCATCGCGTCGGGAACGGTTGTGGTGAAGGTCAGCCGGAACGACCAGGATCCCAGATTCGACATCCCCGCGGTCGGCCCGGATACGATCACCACGATGCGCGAGGCCTCGGCCCGGGTGTTGGGTATTGACGCACACCGCACGCTGATCATCCACCGGGACCGGATGATTGCCGACGCCGACGCGGCGGGAATCACGGTGGTCGCCGCCGATGCCCCGCGGCTGGGCACGCCGGTCCATGCACACAGCTAGGCCCTGCCGGCTCTTCCTGGTGGCCGGGGAGGTCTCGGGCGACCTGCACGGCGCTGAACTGGCGCGCGAGATCGCCGCGCTGGACCCCTCGGCGCGCATGCAGGGAATCGGCGGACGCCACATGGAGGCGGAGGGGGTGTCGCTGATCGCGGACAGCAGCGATTGGGGTGTCATCGGCTGGTTTGAGGCCGCGCGGCGCCTGCCGCCCTTTCTGCGCCGCCTGTCCGGGCTCGTGGACCGGCTCGTGGCCGACCCGCCGGATGCACTGGTGCTCATTGATTTTCCTGGCTTCAACCTGGCGCTGCTGAAGCGGCTCAGGGGACGCATTCCAGCGGTCTACTATGTCCCGCCCATGGTCGCGATTCGTCGCGGCGATCGAGCCGCCCGCGTGGCCGCGCTCGGTGCCCGCCTGCTGGCCATCTTCCCGTTTGAGGCAGAGGCCTACCGCCGGGCCAGCGCGGACGTTTCATTCGTTGGGCATCCTGCGGCCGGGCTGGCGTGCTCGAGCGGCCGGGCTGAAGACGCGCGGGCCCGGATCGGGATTGCGCCCGCTGCGCCGGTGGTCGGTCTCCTCCCGGGCAGCCGGGGACTGGAGCTGGACGCGCTCCTG
The sequence above is drawn from the Armatimonadota bacterium genome and encodes:
- the lpxC gene encoding UDP-3-O-[3-hydroxymyristoyl] N-acetylglucosamine deacetylase, giving the protein MGIPAPSGHIPRFRSRNRPGATCTRTRAPGRPGRDVAPGGRADRRASGGRLRRPLPRAPAIDQSHGSRGGHRALGHGRRWPGPRPVPGRWHAHGCRPDACGRATRRHGVHGGAGRNQGRRTCDHAGRGVVLSGPAGAWAAMITAGCQRTIARPVTIRGAGLHSGAPAVARLLPAPAGAGIAFLRTDVVGATPIPARLEEVVATARSVVLGGPVRVATVEHLMSSAAGLGVDNLLVEVEGEELPCGDGSALIFVEALGAAGTVDQDRPRVPIVLSEPVWADEAGSMIAALPAERFQMTYVVTAGAASMAPQMAEFREDLDDFAGSIAPARTWGMVTEIEALRAQGMARGVSLETVLAIGPDGFLNEPRFPNEMARHKILDAIGDLALLGRPVRAHFVAVRAGHGLHVALAREIEQRFIGRGA
- the fabZ gene encoding 3-hydroxyacyl-ACP dehydratase FabZ → MWDIEKIQRVMPHRYPFLLVDRIITIEPGKSITGIKNVTINEPFFVGHIPGHPVMPGVLVVETMAQVAACLVLDDPRLRGRIAYFGAIDGVRFRRRVVPGDQMVVRVDLLTQRGRFLKVRAEARVDGDLVAEGTLTFFFSVGAEAAGQTGPRVDDDARS
- the lpxA gene encoding acyl-ACP--UDP-N-acetylglucosamine O-acyltransferase, with product MRDPSAGSAGVVVHTTAIVHPTAHLEEGVEIGAYAVVGADTVIRAGTVIGPHCVIHDNVELGRDNVLAAHVVAGSRPQDRTYRGEPTRVIIGDENRLSEFCSIERATGEGNETRIGDRNFIMSSVRVSHNCVVGSDTTIVSGTQLGGWVHVGDQAYLGGLSGVHQFVRIGRLVMLAGLSGARQDVPPFVMAAGLMARAVGLNRVGLQRQGVPPADRLVLQRVFRQFFRERRTMEEALRAIEAEAANTPVAQEFLAFIRSARERTRGIVRWQPRAES
- a CDS encoding LpxI family protein; protein product: MATQSGIVGLLAGTGSFPEVIARAIKSRGLSLVCVQVAGETAALPDLADHYQRCSPGALQEVLETLRAHRVREVLVAGRFGREELLVRGDAMMERVMASASDRRDVPLFRHLAALLAGQGIELLDQTLFVGDLLAPSGVLTARAPTPEEEEDLRFGRSVARRIADLDVGQTVVVRRGVILAVEAAEGTDLTIRRAGAIASGTVVVKVSRNDQDPRFDIPAVGPDTITTMREASARVLGIDAHRTLIIHRDRMIADADAAGITVVAADAPRLGTPVHAHS
- a CDS encoding lipid-A-disaccharide synthase, encoding MPRGWARRSMHTARPCRLFLVAGEVSGDLHGAELAREIAALDPSARMQGIGGRHMEAEGVSLIADSSDWGVIGWFEAARRLPPFLRRLSGLVDRLVADPPDALVLIDFPGFNLALLKRLRGRIPAVYYVPPMVAIRRGDRAARVAALGARLLAIFPFEAEAYRRASADVSFVGHPAAGLACSSGRAEDARARIGIAPAAPVVGLLPGSRGLELDALLSPMLEAAHAIRAALPGVGFAMAEASPAFRGRLAAAVASSGLPVAIVPGSRDVMAASTVLLMASGTAAVEAMILGVPMVVTYRVSRPTWWYARAAFNVRWVSIPNIMAGEQIVPELLQHRATSGEMSRAVLALLRDAPAREAIATRLRSLAEALGPPGAARRVAAEVLSAASSGLERASSRPVR